Within the Amaranthus tricolor cultivar Red isolate AtriRed21 chromosome 15, ASM2621246v1, whole genome shotgun sequence genome, the region TTAAAGAATTTGATTTTGCTCTTGCAGCTTGCAATATTGGTATTGATGAATCTCATATGGTATGGCTTTTGATTTAATTCCTAGCTTATGTTATGCTTTAGAAATTAGATGTGTTGTATGATTAATTATGGTTGAATTAGAAGCCAAATATGTTGTATCTGTcaaaggaaccaactcaaccaaaaatttaagctgataCTTGAAGCCTCGTGATATACTTACATCTAATATATCTAACACGCCTTCTCACACGAGAGCCTTTCGGGTTGGATGTGTGGATGCAACGATCTAGTGCTGAATGTTCCATTTTAAACGAGGGATGATTGTCTTGTGATTAAAATTCGTGACCTCTTGACATGCTGACTTTTGATGCCATGTCAAAGAATCAACTTTACCAAAcacttaaactgatggttgattAATTTatgttctttgttgtttaatAGTACTTTTATAGCAAGATTTGATTCATATTGGCATTAATGCTTTTAGCTacactttatgaatgtgtatccTAATTTGCAGTACAATAGTGAAGATGGCAATGAAGATGTTCCAACCAATTGTCCCATTTTGCAAAAGAAACTTTGTACTAAAGGAAAACATTATCTCATCCTCGATGAGGAAATCGGAGTCGTATGCAAATTCTGCTCTTATGTAAAGCTCGAAATGAAGTATGTCATGCCAGAATTTGTAAGTCTTTTTCATTGTGTTTATGATGTATTCAGTCCCTTTTGCTGGTATGATTCTGTCTATAAAGTCAAATATTTCGGTTTGTATGCGACAGCATAAGAACCCGTTTGGAAGGGAGGACAGAAGACGCTATGGAAGGTTCTATTATGAAGATAACTTGGGTAACAATTGTTTTCAGTTTCCCGATTCTGGGTATGATCATGATGATCATTCAATGTTCTCTGATGATGACACTGAAGGAACTGTGTGGGACCTTATACCAGGGGTGAAGAGGACACTGTATCCTCACCAGCGCGAAGGATTTGAGTTCATTTGGAGAAATGTTGCAGGGGGGATAAAAATCGATGAACTCGGGCAGTCTAGTGCTGACTTTGGTTTGGGCGGTTGCATTATATGTCATGCACCCGGGACAGGGAAGACTCGTCTTGCAATTGTGTTCTTGCAATCGTACATGAAGCAATATAAGAAGGCGAAACCAATAATTGTAGCGCCTTTTAGTATGCTTCGAACGTGGGAAGAAGAGTTTGCTAGGTGGGGTGTTGATATTCCGTTTTATACCCTGAATGATACGGAGCTGACAGGGAAGGAGGACTCGAAGATTGTTAGTTATGTAGGGAAGGGATGCAGAGACAAGAAGGTAATCCGGAGTGTAAAGATTTATAGTTGGGCCTCAGGGAAGGGTGTTCTTGCGATGAGCTATGGACTTTTACGACAACTTGCTGGTGAGACAGACGGAGATGATAAGATGAGGGAAATTCTTCTTAAGACGCCAGGAATAATAGTTTTAGACGAAGGGCATACAGCTAGAAATGACGACAGTAGTATATGGAAAGTGTTGTCGGAGATATCTACTAAGAAAAGGGTGATCTTATCGGGAACACCATTTCAGAATAACTTTGAAGAGCTTCATAACACAATCTCGTTAGTGCGAGAAGAGTTTTGGGGACCGGTTTTATCAGGGTATTATGAACAAGATAGTAGAAGAATTGACGAGTTCAGAAAAAGGATCAAACCGTTCGTGCATGTACATAAGGGGGAGATATTCAAGAAGATTTTAAAAGGGCTATTCCATTCACTGGTTATTTTGAACCCGTCTCCTTTGCAGAAGCAGTGTTTCGCGCTCTTGAACTCATCAAGGACGAGAAATATATTCAAAGATGAGAATTTGGTCTCGATTACTGCTGTTCATCCTTCAATCCTCTGCCATAAGAAACCCGATTTTGTTGATAAACAACTCGAGGCCAAACTAAAAAAGCACAACATGGATTGTGATGCAGGGGCAAAAATCAGGTTCCTTATTGAGTTGATTAAGCTAAGCAAGGGGGAAAGAGTACTAGTGTTTGGGCAGTTTCTTGACCCCTTGGAATTTATTGGGGATTTGCTCAAATTTACTTTTGACTGGACCATGGGGACTCAATTGTTGTATATGGATGGTAAGCAAAGCTCGAAGGACAGACAATCCACGATAACCCTTTTCAATGATCCAACAACTCAAGCTCGGGTTCTTTTGGCTTCCATAAAGGCTTGTTCCGAAGGTATCCATCTTGTTGGTGCGTCAAGGGTTGTTTTACTTGATGTCGTGTGGAATCCCTCTGTGGAACGACAAGCAATAAGTCGAGCTTATAGGATTGGCCAACTTAAAGATGTGTTTGTTTATCATTTGATTATCTCCGGAACTCTTGAAGAAGCCAAGTATCGTAGACAGTCTAAAAAGGACCTTATATCCGAGCTTGTCTTTTCTTCTTCCGAGGAAATCATGCTCAACAAAAATACCAAGTCAAACATTTTTGAGGATCGTGTGCTAGAAGAGATGGTCGCTCACAACAATTTGAAACACATGTTCGACAAGATTATCTACCACCCAAAAATCGATAATATGATTGAAAGCTTTGGTCCTTAACTCTTGGTTGTTGCGGATACTTGCTATTTCCGTGGGTTTTTTGGTTTTGCTCAAacgggtttatttattttgatgtatTTAGTACATAAATTGGAACGATGTTCCTATAGGTCATAACTTTTCGTTTTCAggatttatatatactataattatAATTGCTAAAAAGGATCAAATCCCATTTTACGataatttatgttttatcaTAATTTGTGAAAATTTGGCTGCATCGAGAATGGACATCTATATAATAGCCAATATAAAGCATCAAGAATTGAGTGAGCCTTTGACAAAGATCATATGAAAGAAGCTACCAGCTGATGTACATTAACATGCTGCATTTGGCTCAATCTGATGTGAAATTTCGGAAATTCGATTGATTAACTAGAGTGATTGTACATGATGAATCGAGCTATACGGATAAATAAGATATAGCTGCTGTTTTGGATTACATCAATATTACATCCACGGAGATTACCCCAAAAACGTCATGCTAGAATTCAGCAGCCAGCACCTTCGGCACCACTGCCAGAATACCGCCTATTCAACTATGTACATCTTGGTTTATGAGCTATAAAGCTTGAGATTTGATCTCTTCAATGATCTACATATGCGTTGTAACGATTCTCGTTACATGTAGGGTTTTTGTTTGCAGTTGCATTCTTCCGGTTGGGAAGACAAAGTACTCGGTTCCTTCATGCATCCTCGTTTGAACAGCATTTTTCAGTATCGGTCTGTCATTTTTTGAGGGGGGTGTTCTCAGAAATTTCGTAACAGAACTCGACTGTTGATTCCTTCGTGCATCCTCGTTTGAACAGCCTTTACAGCTGCCACTCGTGCTGCATTAGCTGCTCGGTTAGCAGCTGCTACGGTTTTGTTCACTCTGTCGTCTACTGTTTTCACATTATATGCTTTCTCAGATGCTGCCCTTGCTTTCTGCAAATACAAAAAGGCTTACTTCTTAGACCAGTATAGGCATGGCCAAATAAATTTGGCACACGGAAGGCCAAAAACTCCGCCCAAACTTGAAAACACTAAGCTGGGCTAAGGGGCTCAATCACGTTTAATGAACACATCGAAATACATTATACGCTAAAGCgtggaaaaacgcttaaaatttaTTGCGGTTTTTATATTAGATCGTTCTTTACCTGAATAGCAGTAGAAACTTTGCACGAATAAGCAGAAAAGTGAGATTCGAGTTCAGGTGATTGAGTTTGATAGCTTGCTTTAACGAGGAACCCATTTTGCCAGTAACCCGATTGAGGATCCCCGTTTCTGAAAGTGTAAGCACCCATCCCTTGCCTTCTACCCTCGTGCCAGGACCCCTCGTATTGGTGTCCATTGCCGAATTTGTAAACTCCGAACCCATGCATCTTGTCAGCAAAGTATTCACCAGCATATACATCTCCATTTCTGTAAAGTGAATGTGGAAAACCTTTTAAGGAATGCAGttaaaattggtaaattataGGGATACTTAAGTTGAGAGGCTCAGACAACAAATTTG harbors:
- the LOC130801767 gene encoding SNF2 domain-containing protein CLASSY 4-like, giving the protein MVRTRFQKAKILNEAIRKSRLAARNKWEKKTKQVLVFDNGGKMVGEVMKEKDKEDEMIYFVDEHAFIESKKKTQKNEMKIVKKEVFDDDFGNDYDVFDDKKGNEKLMVDVNGYDSDDSCQIIHECYNPLLCRLNIDDVDEVEKELSDSKSSSSSEEDGDVSDKDYDDDDGDGNDDDGDGNDDDDDDNDDDDDKSSKFVERKKDPSDNIFVGNVNDGDVVFIDSDDNEEGDDDKSSKFVDRIVDNDNQREEKKKEGPFGWDWEVVKEKKQEIQPKVKRGRPPKNINVESKFVPSNIKVKKKENNNEFQNTLLNTVLDGGNEILDEMFSKKNECEIPLKFRLGGDKKVALKTEEEEEFDELFKEFDFALAACNIGIDESHMYNSEDGNEDVPTNCPILQKKLCTKGKHYLILDEEIGVVCKFCSYVKLEMKYVMPEFHKNPFGREDRRRYGRFYYEDNLGNNCFQFPDSGYDHDDHSMFSDDDTEGTVWDLIPGVKRTLYPHQREGFEFIWRNVAGGIKIDELGQSSADFGLGGCIICHAPGTGKTRLAIVFLQSYMKQYKKAKPIIVAPFSMLRTWEEEFARWGVDIPFYTLNDTELTGKEDSKIVSYVGKGCRDKKVIRSVKIYSWASGKGVLAMSYGLLRQLAGETDGDDKMREILLKTPGIIVLDEGHTARNDDSSIWKVLSEISTKKRVILSGTPFQNNFEELHNTISLVREEFWGPVLSGYYEQDSRRIDEFRKRIKPFVHVHKGEIFKKILKGLFHSLVILNPSPLQKQCFALLNSSRTRNIFKDENLVSITAVHPSILCHKKPDFVDKQLEAKLKKHNMDCDAGAKIRFLIELIKLSKGERVLVFGQFLDPLEFIGDLLKFTFDWTMGTQLLYMDGKQSSKDRQSTITLFNDPTTQARVLLASIKACSEGIHLVGASRVVLLDVVWNPSVERQAISRAYRIGQLKDVFVYHLIISGTLEEAKYRRQSKKDLISELVFSSSEEIMLNKNTKSNIFEDRVLEEMVAHNNLKHMFDKIIYHPKIDNMIESFGP